AAACTGATGGTGTAATACTTATTGATGAACTTGATTTACATCTCCATCCAAAATGGCAGCGTCGTGTAGTTGACGACCTCAAGCGAACCTTTCCAAAAATTCAATTTATTGTCACCAGTCATTCCCCTTTTATCATTCAGTCTCTTGAGCCGGGAGAACTGATTGTCCTAGATGATGAACCGCAAATTGAATATGCTAATCGCGGCGTTGAAGAGATTGCCCGGTTTATCCAGGGAGTTGATCAACCTTATACTAGCCAGCGATATGTGGATCAAAAAGCAGCATCAAAACGTTATTTCTCCCTTCTCCGTGAAGGTCGTTCAGAAGATGACCCTGAACTACTGGAAGCGAAGCGAAAATTAGATGAGCTAACCGCTCATTACCCTGATAATCCTGCCTCCGATGCGTTTCTAGAAATACAGCGTCTAGCAGCACAGGGGAACAATCACAACGAATGAGGCCCGTTGAACGAGGTGATGCCCCTCAAACCTTCAGTGACTATAGAGCAGCTAAACCATTCCTGGTCAACCGTTTGGGAGACTATTGTAGCTATTGTGAACGCCCCATCAAGACAAATCTGGCTGTTGAACACGTTCGCCCCAAAAATCTCTACCCTGAGCTACGAGAAGACTGGGGTAACTTCTTGTTGGGGTGTGTAAACTGCAACTCGACAAAAAGCGATAAGGATGTTTCTCGCGACAAAGTTCTACTGCCCGATCAGGACAACACGTTCTTGGCCTACGTCTATACCCGCGAAGGTCAGGTACTACCTAACCCTCAATTGGGTGACGTGCTTCAAAAAAGGGCTGAAGCAACGCTTGCATTGACGGGTCTGGATAAATTTCCAGATGAGTTTGATACTGATGCTTCGGGTTCCGCTGCATTGGAAAGATGGCAACAGCGATCGCGAGCGTGGCAGGATGCACAGAATTGCTTTCATGCACTCTCTCAAAACGATTCAGAAGAGATACGCAAACTCATCATTGTTGCAGCCCGTAACACGGGTTTCTTTTCGGTATGGATGATCGTTTTCAAGAGTGATCCCATCATGCTTCAAGCCTTTATTCAAGAATTCCCTGGCACGTCACCCAAATGCTTTGACACAACTGGCAGTCCCATCAACCGTCCAGGCGGGCATCTCTAAAATTGCAGTGGAAAAGAGTGTTGCTGAGGAGAAAGTCACTATCCCTCATGAATCAGGCGCAGCAGCTCATCGGTAGAGATCTTGCCGCTCATCTCTGCTCCTTCCAATAAACTATCCGCCAGATCGCGTTT
Above is a window of Acaryochloris thomasi RCC1774 DNA encoding:
- a CDS encoding HNH endonuclease gives rise to the protein MRPVERGDAPQTFSDYRAAKPFLVNRLGDYCSYCERPIKTNLAVEHVRPKNLYPELREDWGNFLLGCVNCNSTKSDKDVSRDKVLLPDQDNTFLAYVYTREGQVLPNPQLGDVLQKRAEATLALTGLDKFPDEFDTDASGSAALERWQQRSRAWQDAQNCFHALSQNDSEEIRKLIIVAARNTGFFSVWMIVFKSDPIMLQAFIQEFPGTSPKCFDTTGSPINRPGGHL